The Gloeocapsopsis sp. IPPAS B-1203 region ACCGCTTGTTAGTGAACCTACTGAATAAGTATAATTATCACTGTTGGAAAGACCGAGACCTAAATCAGAGACGTTGGTAGCAGCAAAAGCTTGGTTTTCAAGATAATACGCTTGCTGCGCTCTATTCATTGCGCCAACATTAGTTCTAGCTTCCGATTGACGAGCTTTAGCAGTTTGATTTAAGAATGAGGGTAGAGCAATAGCAGAAAGAATACCAATAATAATGATTACAACGAGTAGTTCAATTAGAGTAAAACCTTGATCC contains the following coding sequences:
- a CDS encoding type IV pilin-like G/H family protein, which produces MKTELKAKFLQHLLKKKPQDQGFTLIELLVVIIIIGILSAIALPSFLNQTAKARQSEARTNVGAMNRAQQAYYLENQAFAATNVSDLGLGLSNSDNYTYSVGSLTSGVANKAKSANADLKGYAGGVFNVSGNTQAILCETTGAGNGTIPDPSNHSACGTDLKRMN